One Lysinibacillus sp. OF-1 DNA segment encodes these proteins:
- the spoIIAB gene encoding anti-sigma F factor has translation MDNEMTLTFLALSENEALARVAVTGFIAQLDPTIDELSEFKTVVSEAVSNAIIHGYEENGKGVVTVHAKREDDIVTVSVMDKGIGIEDVSRAMEPLFTTKSAMERSGMGFTIMDSFSDQLTVMSKWQEGTTVTFTKKFYTVRTAVM, from the coding sequence ATGGATAACGAAATGACATTAACATTTTTAGCACTTAGTGAAAATGAAGCCTTAGCCCGTGTGGCTGTTACAGGTTTTATTGCACAATTAGACCCAACTATTGATGAGCTATCAGAGTTTAAAACAGTTGTCTCTGAAGCGGTTTCCAATGCCATTATTCATGGCTATGAAGAAAATGGTAAGGGTGTTGTTACAGTTCATGCAAAACGTGAGGATGACATTGTAACGGTATCTGTCATGGATAAAGGAATAGGAATTGAGGACGTTAGTCGAGCAATGGAGCCATTATTTACAACGAAAAGTGCGATGGAGCGTTCGGGTATGGGCTTCACCATTATGGATAGCTTTTCAGATCAGCTAACAGTAATGTCTAAATGGCAAGAAGGAACAACTGTAACGTTTACGAAGAAATT
- the spoIIAA gene encoding anti-sigma F factor antagonist, with protein MHYQLEMVTRETVVIRLFGELDHHAVEQIRAKISTAIFQGTVTTIIWNLEGLSFMDSSGVGLVLGRMRELEAVAGRTILLNPSPTMRKVFQFSGLGPWMMDATEEQAIDRVRGIVNG; from the coding sequence ATGCATTATCAATTAGAAATGGTCACAAGAGAGACTGTCGTTATACGTTTGTTTGGGGAGCTCGATCACCATGCAGTAGAACAAATTCGAGCGAAAATTTCTACAGCAATTTTTCAAGGCACTGTGACGACCATCATTTGGAACTTAGAAGGGCTTTCCTTTATGGATAGTTCAGGCGTTGGCTTAGTGCTTGGTCGAATGCGTGAGTTAGAAGCAGTTGCTGGGCGAACTATTTTATTGAATCCATCGCCAACAATGCGAAAAGTATTTCAATTTTCAGGATTAGGGCCATGGATGATGGATGCAACAGAGGAACAAGCGATTGATCGCGTAAGGGGGATTGTAAATGGATAA